DNA sequence from the Sulfoacidibacillus ferrooxidans genome:
ACACCAAGTGTTTCATCGCGAGTATTCATATAGGGCACTTCCTGTTTCATACCAACGAGATGAGGGAAATATTCTTTCTCTTGAAGTTTCGATCACACTGATTCGAGATAAGCACGGTGAAAAAATAGGATTTCGCGGCATCGTGCGCAATGTGAGTGAGCGGAAAGAAAGTGAGCGTGCACTGGCAGAAACGGCAGGGCGTCTGCGCGCATTGCTGTGCACTATTCCTGATGCCATCGCTTTTAAAAATGAACGTTTAGAATGGCTTGAGGCCAATCAAGCAGCGCTTCAACTATTTCGAATTAGCGGCAGCAACTATCATGGAAAATCCAGTCTTGACATGGCCTCATTTGCAGGGGTTGAGTATAGTGTGATCGAAAACTTTCATGAGCTAGATGTTTTAACACAGAACAATGGAACGATGATCACGCGTGAAGTCGTCGTGACCGATCAACAGGGTAATGAAAAAATGTATGAAATTCGTAAAATTCCTGTTATGGATGATTATGCAAAAAGTATTGGTGTGCTTTCGATTGTCCGCGATATTTCTTTGCAACATAATATGCAGCAACAATTATTGGATAGTGAGCGCAGATATCGCTCCTTTATTGATCATTTAAATGACGGCGTGGTGTGGATGGATTTGACTGGGAAAGTGGTTGATGCCAACCCTAGTTGCTATGCCATCCTAGGCATTGAGCAAACTCTCGTTGGACATACGATGCGTTCTTTTGTCCACGGGAGTGATGTGTCGTCTGTTTTAAACGCGTTTGCGAAGGCTTGTCGTGGAGAGCTACAAGAGGGCATATACCGTGCTTTGCGCAATGATGGAGAGATACTGGAACTGATCATGCGGTTTTCTCCACAACTGGTTTTAGACCAAATTGTGGGTGTGTTTATTTTATTTCGAGATGTTACGCAAGAAAGGCGAACCACTCGCCAACTGCAAGATGTATCGCGTAATCAGCGCGTCATTCTACAGTCAGCGGGAGAAGGGATTTTCGGTATTGATTTAGATGGAAGAATTACATTTTGCAATGCTTCTGCACTCGCGAAAACGATGTACGAAGAGTCTGAAGTGATTGGATTTTTTGCATGTGATGTGTTTTTTCAACCAACGAATGGTGAATGCTTGCGGTTCTCACCACCACTGTTGCATTCATTTTTTACGGGAGTTAGAACGAGCGATGAGAGCGAGCGTGTTGAAAATGCACTTTTTTATCGCAAAGATGGATCGGCTTTCTATGTGGATTATGTCTTGTCGCTTATGATTGATTATGGGGAAATTGTGGGTGCGGTATGTCTGTTTAGTGATGTGACGGAGCGTAAACGAGCAGAGCAAGCGCTTATGCAGTCAGAAAAACTAGCGGTGATCGGGCAACTAGCGGCAGGGATAGTCCATGAAATTCGCAATCCACTCACGGTGATCAAAGGGTTTCTTACTTATTCACAAGGTGGGAATTTTAAGATGGACTATGTGCCAGTGATGAACAAAGAGATCGATCGTATCGAAGCGATTATTCAAGAATTTTTAGTGTTATCGAGACCGCAGGCTATGAATTTGCGTTGGTATGATCTTAGTCAAGTGATTTCCGATAGTTTAGTCCCTATGCGCGCGCTCACATTACAAAATAATATTACAGTGGTGATGCGTATAGACACTGGTCTGCCTTTGATCCAAGTAGAAGAATTGCAGTTGCGTCAGGCGATTATGAATCTCATAAAAAATGCGATAGAATCTATGCCATTAGGTGGGGAAATGAGAATAGAGGCGACTATGCAAGACCATCATCACGTAAAAGTGATGATTGCAGATGAGGGGTATGGCATTCCGGAACAGCAGTTGATCCATGTAGGTGCACCATTCTATACGACAAAGCCAAGCGGAACAGGACTTGGTGTGACAGTGAGTCAAAAAGTGATTGAAATGCATTATGGAACCCTTGAGATTCGAAGTGAGCTTGGGATAGGTACAACCGTTGAAATCACGCTACCCATTGAACACAAGGAGCGATCTGTTCATGTATCGATGGGTCACTTGCGCTCGTAACAAAAATGGTGTTTGCATGTGAAGCGTGACTTGATGTGATCAAATGCTGGGGAGTAAAGGCTATAGAAAAAAGCACCTACTAGTAGGTGCTTAGAATAGATAAAATCGCTTCAGGTTGTACCTTATAGCTTACTCACATTAGCAGCTTGCGGTCCCCGTTGTCCTTCAACAATGTCAAATTCAACTTGTTGACCTTCTTCGAGCGTGCGATATCCATCTCCGTTGATGGCGGTATAGTGAACAAAAACGTCATTATCACCATCGACACGGATGAATCCGTAGCCTTTTTCTCCATTAAACCACTTTACTGTTCCTTGCATTGCAAAAGCCCCCTACAGAAGTACACTTACGTACTTACATAATGTATTTTCATTTCTAACATAGCACTGCCATCTGAAAATGTCAAACGATTTCTACTTTATTGTTAACATGCTAGAAAAGAAGCCATAGAGTACGTTGTATGGTTTGGGTATCAACATCTATGCTTATTATGTTGACTATGTGCCCCCATAAGACAGTGAATGATGTCGAAATCTACTAGGAAACTGCGACGCACATTGTCGATAAAATGGAATGATTGAGGGGAATGAGCATTGTCGCCTTAGTTATTATCAAGTATGATAGGGGTAGAAATGAACAATTTGTCGAAATTTCATGGATGATCGCAAGTGCATGGTGAAGGTGTGGATGTCAACTCTGGTAAATGATGCCTCTTGTTGACACGTACTACTTATAGAGAAGTGGGGCTAAGTCATTGAAGCGAGTGATACGTTCATTTTCAGGATACGGCATTGGATTACTCATCGGAAGTGTCGTATTTGGTGGAATTAGTTTTGCAAGCACTGGTGTACAAGCTATTCATGTGCGGTATGCCAATATTCAAATAAAGGTAGACGGTAAAGTGATCCCTACAGAAGCACAGCCTTTTATCTATCATAAAAACGTTTATGTTCCTATAAGTACTATTGGTCTAGGATTAGGTTCACACGTTCAGTGGGTTGGTGGACTAGATGATGTGATGGTTACAGAACCAGGGCAGTCCTTAGAACAATCAGGTTCCTTATCGTATGATACGTCACCCGTTTTATGGTACGGACCTACGCACACTACATACCACAACGGTTCTCTTGAGGTGTCGCCAATCGCTTTAGCTAGTATGATGGGTGAGCCGTTCTCCTACGATGCTTCAACACATTCCTTTTATATTGGGCAAGGAGATGGCAGTGGATTACCCCTTGTTCATTTTCCTGTGGTACGTGAGTATGGGGACTTTGCATCATGGAGTCAAGGGAATATAGGGCCTGCATCAGGGTGGAACGATGGGCCACCTGAAATTGATGGTAAGGTATATGCAAATGCCACTGGACAGTCCATCGTATGGTCGCCAGTTAGTGATTCTTCTGTAGTGCCTGGAGTTGTCTATAATTTACGCGCTAAATATGCGTATCTCACAGGGGTTTTTGGTATGGATAGTGCGGTGTCTAGTCAAAATGCAGTGCAGTTGACTGTGCTTGGTGACGGACAGCAGCTGTATCAGTCTCCCTGGATGACGGCATCTGAAGCGGGCACGCCAGTTGCGGTCAACGTGAGTGGTATTCATCTACTGAGCGTCGAGTTTGCGGTTAAAACTGCAGATGGTACGATCTACTCGATGGGACAAGCAACCCCTTCTAGTACTGTAGCTAATGCAGACTTTCTGGATGTGCGTGTGCATTCATAGATATAGCGTTGTGTCTCATGATGGATGAATGATAGCAAAGAGACGGCTATTGCAACGCTGTGTGGTAGACGTTAATCGAATGAAGAAGAGCTTATGCGCAGGAGGTTAGTCGTGTGAAACGACAATTCAGTATCATCGCGGGTGTTGTAACGAGTGCGTTTTTATTTGGTGGTGTATCTTATGCCAGCGTTGGTATCCAACAAATTCAGGCATCCTTTCATAATATCCAACTCATCGTGGATGGTAAGACCATTGCCACGAATGCACAACCCTTTATTTATAACAAAAATGTATATGTGCCCATCTACACTGTGGGCAATGCGCTAGGGGCAAATGTACAATGGATTAATAATATTCCGGAAGTGGATGTTACAGGTAAGTTTCCCGCAGCAACAACTGTGCCCTCAAGACAACCATTATCTGTATGGATTAATGGCAATCAAATGCCTGATGGGGTCATTGGGAGTAAAGGTCAGTTATATGTCCCCGCGGGTGACGTTGCGTATCAAACAGCAACTGGGCTTATGCCAACGGTTAATGCATCGGGAAATCTTGATTTGTCTCAAGTCTCTCCTACAACACCAGAAGGAACATTGCTTACAACGCTTTCGCCAAGCAGTGTAAGTGGAGATTTTAGTAATAGCAGTTTGTACCCTGGTGGGCATTTGACAGGATTTTACGCGCCCACTGTATTAGGAAAGATGTACTCTGGGCCATCTACTGTTGAATGGGGCATAACGACTTCAGAGTCTGCTGTGATTCCGCAAGTTACGTATTCGCTACATGGGCAATACCAAACTTTATCAGGCATGTTTGCAGTAGATGATATCACACGCAATTTTGGAGGTGCAGCACAGCTTGTTTTTGTCGGTGATGGAAAAGTTCTTAGTTCTACCGGATGGGTTCAAGGTGGCAGTGCGCCAGTTCCATTTTCTATTCCTGTAACAGGAGTGAATACGCTACAAATACAGTATCAATTAAAGGATGCCAATGGCACGGTCTATTCGTCAGGTGATACCTATCAAGCACCAAGTGTCAATGCTGATCAAGTGAGTGGTCCTGTTGTCTTCACGGATCTTATACAACCGACGTTGTCAGAGGCAGCTACTGTAACTGTTTCCACAAGTAATAGCGCATCTACAGTCACTAGGCGAATCAAGTAAATCATTTAGTGTATGCAAAACCAATAAATTTGATGCAAAAGGCTTGTCATATCCTGTCGAATTGAGTATGATACTAATAGATAAGAGCTTAGACGTATGCAGGGTTTTTCCAGTAGCGATCTAAGCTTTTATTGCGCCATTATTTATTGTATCTTATAATTTCGTCCGTTGTCTGTCCGCTTATAATTGATGTATATTTTCCCGTTATGGCCACCAATTGGTGGCTCTTTTTATGACTATTCACAGGATGATCCACCGCCTCGTTGGTTACTCTACACCGTAAGTACACGTGAGCGGATGGTGATTCATGTGCATTGGCGAATCGGCGCAACAGTGTTGCTAGGCCTTTTTGTGGTAGCAACGGGTAGTTTCGCTGTGATTGCACGACAACATGGTGGGGGCATGTCTCAGTTTAAAACATCTACTATGTTGCCGCAGCGGGGATATGAACGTGAAGAAAGATCATCTGTCAAAGCTTCTATCGATAGTCAACAATCGATAAAGAAAACAGAACACGATCAACAGAAGATGATCGATCAGCATATCCGTCTTTCACTGGAAGCTTTGGTTGGTGCGAAACAAGGGAAGAATTCAGAAACGATTCTTTTTATTGGCACAGATTCTCGACATGGTGAAGCTGCTCGGTCAGACGCGATGCTATTGACTCGCGTGAATAAGGAACAAAATAAAGTGCTGGTGATCTCTATTCCAAGAGATATGCGTGTACATGTACCTGGGTATGGATATACGAAAATTAATCATGCACTCGCTTACGGTGATCTCCCCCTTGTCAAACGGACGGTTGAACAGACATTTTCCATCCATATTGATCACGCTATCGTTATTGATTTTCACGCCTTCTCAGAGCTCATTGATGCCATAGGTGGCGTGCAAATTACTATAGATAAACCTCTTAATTA
Encoded proteins:
- a CDS encoding PAS domain-containing protein, which gives rise to MSFHRNDLEGQRMHARGTDMIFYLYLLNMGFFLAVIVASALLVHGMQAHIVEIVVSVVYAVINGIFFYLFSSQQRLTSRKRVPLRPDLQAGDSVMEALYEGYYEVDLSGRIKAFNTSFTDILNVDPNHAKGMVITEFVDAKTAFHVLRVAHQVFHREYSYRALPVSYQRDEGNILSLEVSITLIRDKHGEKIGFRGIVRNVSERKESERALAETAGRLRALLCTIPDAIAFKNERLEWLEANQAALQLFRISGSNYHGKSSLDMASFAGVEYSVIENFHELDVLTQNNGTMITREVVVTDQQGNEKMYEIRKIPVMDDYAKSIGVLSIVRDISLQHNMQQQLLDSERRYRSFIDHLNDGVVWMDLTGKVVDANPSCYAILGIEQTLVGHTMRSFVHGSDVSSVLNAFAKACRGELQEGIYRALRNDGEILELIMRFSPQLVLDQIVGVFILFRDVTQERRTTRQLQDVSRNQRVILQSAGEGIFGIDLDGRITFCNASALAKTMYEESEVIGFFACDVFFQPTNGECLRFSPPLLHSFFTGVRTSDESERVENALFYRKDGSAFYVDYVLSLMIDYGEIVGAVCLFSDVTERKRAEQALMQSEKLAVIGQLAAGIVHEIRNPLTVIKGFLTYSQGGNFKMDYVPVMNKEIDRIEAIIQEFLVLSRPQAMNLRWYDLSQVISDSLVPMRALTLQNNITVVMRIDTGLPLIQVEELQLRQAIMNLIKNAIESMPLGGEMRIEATMQDHHHVKVMIADEGYGIPEQQLIHVGAPFYTTKPSGTGLGVTVSQKVIEMHYGTLEIRSELGIGTTVEITLPIEHKERSVHVSMGHLRS
- a CDS encoding cold shock domain-containing protein codes for the protein MQGTVKWFNGEKGYGFIRVDGDNDVFVHYTAINGDGYRTLEEGQQVEFDIVEGQRGPQAANVSKL
- a CDS encoding NPCBM/NEW2 domain-containing protein, which gives rise to MIRSFSGYGIGLLIGSVVFGGISFASTGVQAIHVRYANIQIKVDGKVIPTEAQPFIYHKNVYVPISTIGLGLGSHVQWVGGLDDVMVTEPGQSLEQSGSLSYDTSPVLWYGPTHTTYHNGSLEVSPIALASMMGEPFSYDASTHSFYIGQGDGSGLPLVHFPVVREYGDFASWSQGNIGPASGWNDGPPEIDGKVYANATGQSIVWSPVSDSSVVPGVVYNLRAKYAYLTGVFGMDSAVSSQNAVQLTVLGDGQQLYQSPWMTASEAGTPVAVNVSGIHLLSVEFAVKTADGTIYSMGQATPSSTVANADFLDVRVHS
- a CDS encoding NPCBM/NEW2 domain-containing protein; protein product: MKRQFSIIAGVVTSAFLFGGVSYASVGIQQIQASFHNIQLIVDGKTIATNAQPFIYNKNVYVPIYTVGNALGANVQWINNIPEVDVTGKFPAATTVPSRQPLSVWINGNQMPDGVIGSKGQLYVPAGDVAYQTATGLMPTVNASGNLDLSQVSPTTPEGTLLTTLSPSSVSGDFSNSSLYPGGHLTGFYAPTVLGKMYSGPSTVEWGITTSESAVIPQVTYSLHGQYQTLSGMFAVDDITRNFGGAAQLVFVGDGKVLSSTGWVQGGSAPVPFSIPVTGVNTLQIQYQLKDANGTVYSSGDTYQAPSVNADQVSGPVVFTDLIQPTLSEAATVTVSTSNSASTVTRRIK
- a CDS encoding LCP family protein, giving the protein MYIFPLWPPIGGSFYDYSQDDPPPRWLLYTVSTRERMVIHVHWRIGATVLLGLFVVATGSFAVIARQHGGGMSQFKTSTMLPQRGYEREERSSVKASIDSQQSIKKTEHDQQKMIDQHIRLSLEALVGAKQGKNSETILFIGTDSRHGEAARSDAMLLTRVNKEQNKVLVISIPRDMRVHVPGYGYTKINHALAYGDLPLVKRTVEQTFSIHIDHAIVIDFHAFSELIDAIGGVQITIDKPLNYDDNTDGTHIHLKPGMQQLSGQEALDYVRFRHDALADTGRMERQRNLLHAIANKKIPLSRWWTLGMVLPNLTSHMRSDYTQMDLLGEIASVALAPKWTVVTEGLHGMNRVDPADGLWYFYLDEDGVKQWRSMWRAFSGTESPG